The proteins below are encoded in one region of Stieleria sp. JC731:
- a CDS encoding molybdenum cofactor biosynthesis protein MoaE, with amino-acid sequence MDDKKSILIRLVHARIDLAQWSDVLADPDTGAHAWFSGVTRRKTRDQSGTVRVTKTLYYEAHESMALRQLRQIAEDAKQKFNLFNVVIVHRLGEVAIGESSVLVGCSSAHRREAFEALPVIMDELKADVPIWKREMFVDETTQWIHP; translated from the coding sequence ATGGATGACAAGAAGTCCATTCTCATTCGTCTCGTTCACGCCCGCATCGATTTGGCCCAATGGTCAGATGTTCTCGCGGATCCTGATACCGGGGCTCATGCTTGGTTCTCGGGCGTGACCCGCCGGAAGACGAGGGATCAATCCGGGACCGTTCGCGTCACGAAGACGCTGTACTACGAAGCTCATGAATCGATGGCTTTGCGACAGCTCAGGCAGATTGCTGAAGATGCCAAGCAAAAGTTCAACCTTTTCAATGTCGTGATCGTCCACCGTCTTGGTGAAGTCGCGATCGGCGAATCGAGCGTTTTGGTCGGCTGCAGCAGTGCGCATCGTCGCGAGGCGTTTGAAGCCCTGCCGGTCATCATGGATGAATTAAAGGCCGACGTGCCGATTTGGAAACGGGAAATGTTTGTGGATGAAACGACGCAATGGATACACCCGTGA
- a CDS encoding anaerobic glycerol-3-phosphate dehydrogenase subunit C produces MEIDRQRIQDDLRGIVRGDVLCDDVSRTLYSTDASIYELQPIGVVRPQSASDVVAIVRYASEHDLPIHPRGAGSGVAGESIGPGLILDFSRYMRRMQMDRNDGRVVVEAGMTLAELNRGIRSSGRWFGPDPATRSITTMGSVLATNASGSHYLRSGSARDNIHSLRVVTMEGELLNLSKHQPSQTGIPGRLARGLVSIRDQHRECIEAQAASAPARGGYRFDGVIDEDNNVDLAKFLCGTQGTLALIVEATVKTENIPRHRGVAALFFHRLESAARSAVVSLKHGPVACDMIGRRLLGIARETERQFGNMLPREAEAMLLLELQGDSLAELNDRIDLLKSELTRGPDGAFQASSTTNQKQRDQYWKLCRRVTPRLGRLRGKEMPIPFTEDIAVDPQKLPEALIAIQKTLRDHECTSTVFAHAGHGQLHIRPFLDLSIAEDRNKIRQVANDVAEVVWKMGGQVSVEHAAGLSRSALLPKQYGDFWLAMGQIKRLFDPHHRLNPGKLFGAVLQQPDENLRPIGDSIQVVSPARTLIEASERVVQESRLQNGTVPQLPVMQHWPANKMIDQVTHSCNGCGRCRTTAVDERQCPVYRTMRKEEATPRAKANLLRGVLSGKVDVESLASDRAKSVADLCFNCHQCRVECPSTVDIPKIVGEIKAHYVATNGLPLSERLFTRLDSIASIGSRLPRISNLLLKNRVTRWLAEQMFGLVSTRQLPSIADTSFVRYAARRRWTKRSESEGTKVLYFVDHYANYHDPDVGRALAEVLQQNGIGLYVPTSQSGSGMARITAGDLKGARRIGRRNLRLLAEAIRSGYTVVATEPSAVLCLKHEYPNLFDDEDAYLVAKHSFEACDFLMHLDREGKLDRQLNPVDAHFAYHRPCHLRVLDPDLAAVELLRLIPGLLVDHVEGGCSGMAGTWGLQRKNYRNSLRIGWPMISAMRSSGIPIASTECSACKMQIEHAAGMQTIHPIKLLAYAYGRLPKVGEQLGLLKGGMA; encoded by the coding sequence ATGGAGATCGATCGGCAACGAATACAAGATGACTTGCGCGGGATCGTGCGGGGCGATGTCTTGTGCGATGACGTATCGCGAACCTTGTACTCGACCGACGCCAGCATCTATGAACTGCAACCCATCGGAGTTGTTCGGCCCCAGTCGGCTTCCGATGTCGTTGCGATCGTGCGTTACGCGTCTGAGCACGATTTGCCGATCCATCCGCGTGGCGCCGGAAGTGGCGTCGCTGGAGAATCGATCGGTCCGGGATTGATCTTGGATTTTTCGCGATACATGCGTCGCATGCAGATGGATCGCAATGACGGCCGTGTCGTCGTCGAAGCCGGAATGACGCTGGCGGAATTGAATCGGGGTATCCGGTCGTCCGGCCGTTGGTTTGGGCCTGACCCGGCAACGCGTAGCATCACAACAATGGGCAGCGTGCTTGCGACCAATGCGTCCGGCAGTCACTACTTGCGCAGCGGATCGGCACGTGACAATATTCATTCGCTGCGCGTTGTCACGATGGAAGGTGAGTTGCTGAATCTGTCCAAGCACCAACCTTCGCAAACGGGCATTCCCGGTCGGTTGGCTCGCGGCTTGGTCAGCATCCGCGATCAACATCGCGAATGTATTGAGGCCCAGGCCGCATCCGCACCGGCACGCGGCGGCTATCGGTTTGACGGAGTGATCGACGAAGATAACAACGTTGACTTGGCAAAGTTTCTGTGCGGAACTCAAGGAACACTCGCTTTAATCGTCGAAGCGACAGTAAAAACGGAGAACATCCCAAGGCATCGAGGTGTCGCGGCTCTGTTCTTTCACCGTTTGGAATCTGCCGCCCGAAGCGCTGTTGTTTCGCTCAAGCACGGCCCAGTTGCTTGTGACATGATTGGCCGTCGCTTGCTAGGCATCGCAAGGGAAACTGAACGGCAATTCGGCAACATGTTGCCGCGTGAAGCCGAAGCGATGCTGTTGCTGGAACTGCAAGGCGATTCGCTGGCCGAATTGAACGATCGAATTGATTTGCTTAAAAGCGAACTGACCCGAGGTCCCGACGGCGCGTTCCAAGCGTCCTCGACCACCAACCAAAAACAACGCGATCAGTATTGGAAGCTTTGCCGCCGCGTCACACCACGGTTGGGGCGCCTGCGTGGCAAGGAAATGCCGATCCCATTTACAGAAGACATCGCCGTCGATCCGCAAAAGCTTCCCGAAGCATTAATCGCGATCCAGAAAACACTTCGTGATCACGAATGTACGTCAACCGTTTTTGCGCACGCGGGGCACGGCCAGCTTCACATTCGGCCGTTCTTAGATCTGTCCATCGCCGAGGACCGAAACAAGATTCGGCAGGTCGCCAATGACGTCGCAGAGGTCGTCTGGAAAATGGGCGGCCAAGTCTCAGTCGAACACGCCGCAGGGTTAAGCCGCAGTGCCCTTTTGCCAAAACAATACGGCGACTTTTGGTTAGCGATGGGGCAGATAAAACGTCTCTTCGATCCTCACCATCGACTGAATCCGGGAAAGCTGTTCGGCGCCGTCCTGCAGCAGCCCGATGAAAACCTTAGACCGATCGGTGATTCGATCCAAGTCGTCTCACCTGCGAGAACGCTGATCGAAGCATCCGAACGCGTCGTTCAGGAATCACGTTTGCAAAATGGCACGGTCCCACAGTTGCCGGTGATGCAACATTGGCCAGCGAATAAGATGATCGATCAGGTCACGCATTCGTGCAACGGATGTGGACGCTGTAGGACGACCGCGGTTGATGAACGGCAGTGTCCGGTTTATCGAACGATGCGGAAAGAAGAAGCTACGCCCCGTGCCAAGGCGAATTTATTGCGGGGTGTGTTAAGCGGTAAAGTCGACGTCGAATCACTTGCCAGCGATCGGGCAAAATCGGTTGCCGACCTGTGCTTTAACTGCCACCAATGCCGTGTGGAATGTCCGTCGACGGTGGACATTCCAAAAATTGTCGGCGAGATCAAAGCCCACTATGTCGCGACAAATGGATTGCCGTTATCCGAACGTCTATTCACACGCCTGGACTCGATCGCCAGTATCGGTTCGAGGTTGCCGCGGATTTCGAATTTGCTGCTGAAGAATCGTGTCACACGTTGGCTTGCTGAGCAGATGTTTGGGTTAGTGTCGACACGGCAATTGCCATCGATCGCCGATACCAGTTTCGTTCGCTACGCGGCCCGCCGTCGCTGGACAAAGCGAAGCGAATCAGAAGGCACCAAGGTGCTCTATTTCGTCGACCACTATGCAAATTACCATGATCCCGATGTCGGTCGCGCACTTGCAGAGGTCCTGCAGCAAAACGGCATCGGACTCTATGTGCCCACATCCCAGTCGGGCAGCGGGATGGCCAGGATCACCGCTGGCGACTTAAAGGGGGCACGCCGGATCGGGCGTCGAAACCTTCGACTTTTGGCCGAAGCGATCCGAAGCGGTTACACCGTCGTGGCGACCGAACCGTCGGCAGTCCTATGCCTCAAACATGAATACCCAAATCTGTTCGACGATGAAGATGCCTATCTGGTCGCCAAACATTCATTCGAGGCGTGTGACTTCTTGATGCATTTGGATCGTGAAGGAAAACTTGATCGCCAACTTAATCCAGTCGATGCACACTTTGCTTACCACCGCCCCTGTCATCTACGGGTGCTTGATCCTGACTTGGCCGCTGTCGAACTTCTGCGATTGATTCCAGGTTTGCTTGTCGATCATGTCGAAGGCGGTTGTAGTGGGATGGCTGGTACCTGGGGGTTGCAGCGAAAAAACTATCGCAACAGTTTGCGGATCGGTTGGCCGATGATTTCTGCGATGCGTTCCAGCGGTATTCCGATCGCATCGACCGAGTGCAGTGCGTGCAAAATGCAGATCGAACATGCCGCTGGGATGCAAACGATTCATCCCATCAAGCTTCTGGCCTACGCATATGGACGACTTCCGAAAGTCGGTGAGCAATTAGGCCTGTTGAAAGGGGGCATGGCATGA
- a CDS encoding MoaD/ThiS family protein: MKIEILLFAALRDAAGESSIRVDADGIETAGDLISTVADVLPEVAQLIRHSRLAIDGAYVGEQTAIDASASEFALIPPVSGG; this comes from the coding sequence ATGAAAATCGAAATACTCTTGTTCGCCGCCTTGCGTGATGCAGCCGGGGAATCGTCGATCCGAGTCGACGCGGACGGGATTGAAACCGCAGGTGACTTGATTTCTACCGTAGCAGACGTTTTGCCCGAAGTTGCCCAGTTGATTCGCCACAGCCGGCTTGCGATCGATGGAGCCTATGTGGGTGAGCAAACGGCAATTGATGCATCCGCATCCGAGTTCGCTTTGATCCCACCTGTTAGCGGTGGCTGA